Proteins co-encoded in one Opitutus terrae PB90-1 genomic window:
- a CDS encoding response regulator: MPGTDFTAPQVTRPESGATIRVLVVDDHPPMRVGLVALIRSQPGMDVVAEASDGEEAIEIYDDLQPDVVLMDLRMPGMGGVEAILAIRKKAPEARVIVLSTYDWDEDIHRALQSGAKSYLLKDMPIEEIASTVRAVYAGDTSLPRSVAERLTERAQREQLTERERDVLESLIKGRSNKEIASSLCISEDTVKSHLKTLFAKLRVRDRTGAAIEAIRHGIVHLK, from the coding sequence ATGCCCGGGACTGACTTCACCGCACCGCAAGTCACGCGCCCCGAATCCGGCGCCACGATTCGCGTCCTCGTCGTAGATGATCATCCGCCGATGCGCGTCGGGTTGGTCGCGCTCATCAGAAGCCAGCCCGGAATGGACGTCGTGGCCGAAGCGTCCGACGGCGAGGAAGCGATCGAGATCTACGACGACCTCCAACCCGACGTGGTTCTCATGGATCTGCGCATGCCGGGGATGGGCGGCGTGGAGGCGATTCTGGCCATCCGCAAAAAGGCCCCCGAAGCGCGCGTCATCGTGCTCTCCACCTACGACTGGGACGAAGACATCCACCGCGCCCTCCAGTCCGGCGCAAAATCCTATTTGCTCAAGGACATGCCGATCGAGGAGATCGCGAGCACGGTGCGGGCCGTGTACGCGGGCGACACCTCACTTCCGCGCTCCGTGGCGGAGCGGCTGACGGAGCGCGCGCAACGGGAGCAGCTCACCGAGCGCGAGCGCGACGTGCTCGAATCGCTGATCAAGGGTCGCAGCAACAAGGAAATCGCTTCCAGCCTGTGCATCTCCGAAGACACGGTGAAATCCCACCTCAAGACGCTGTTCGCGAAACTGCGCGTCCGCGACCGCACCGGCGCCGCGATCGAGGCGATTCGGCATGGGATTGTACACCTGAAATAG
- a CDS encoding sensor histidine kinase, which produces MINAPGFRHSIRHARWLSVLLTLVAAGQSVTAIATETVLTTAAQVRALTEEEARHAVPVRLQGVFMGEADPEGIAFVIQDQTEGIYVQGPAELVAGLVRGDLLQIEGVTDPGGFAPYVVARNITKTGQGPIPEPARVSLEELSSGQMDAKWIEVSGIVRSVDPKLPSDVARPPPGTRYAVPSSAGVSASSEGKVKFKLASGGARLVVQVCGEFNPEDYIDAEVRLRGLCFNLHNRNRQFVRPFVQVPRGVEVIREKPPPERPFDGEPYPVGNLLRFEQLTGQQGHRVHVRGIVLHHQPGYALWIRDRDHSLRIDTTQAHELRPGDEVDVVGFPALRDYSAELEDGIYRKRGTQAPPAPHVLTDVSSALRQDGDLVQLDARLAELRRFPDSVALVLDWHDTAIRAQLRLPEHTTAPTGWLPGSLVRVSGVCSVVTDEAGPLGGLWEPRSFQLLLRSAADLAVVQPPSWWNAERVVWILSGSLVLAVAAVAAVVFASRRRLHEQERRRAMAETEFAAILNERNRVAREIHDTLSQGLGAISVQLELARTHAGEMSAPVRDHLGLAHKLARAALADARDSIWNMRSQVLERCDLGEALNEILTQTTEGTRVQPGMQVEGLSRRLPPVVENNLLRIGQEAITNASKHAHPTRIDVRLAFDGRTVRLTVEDDGVGFVNGTQPKGSRSFGLVGMKERAQLLGGTVQITSAPGQGTRVTVVVTV; this is translated from the coding sequence ATGATCAACGCCCCTGGATTCCGGCATTCGATCCGGCACGCGCGGTGGCTCTCCGTCCTGTTGACACTGGTCGCGGCGGGTCAGTCCGTGACGGCGATCGCCACCGAGACCGTTCTTACCACCGCGGCGCAGGTCCGCGCGTTGACCGAGGAGGAAGCCCGCCACGCCGTACCGGTGCGGCTGCAGGGCGTGTTCATGGGCGAAGCGGATCCGGAAGGCATCGCCTTCGTGATTCAGGACCAAACCGAGGGCATCTATGTGCAAGGCCCCGCGGAACTCGTGGCGGGACTGGTTCGCGGCGATCTGCTGCAGATCGAGGGTGTCACCGATCCCGGCGGCTTCGCCCCCTACGTGGTGGCCCGCAACATCACGAAAACGGGCCAGGGGCCGATCCCGGAACCGGCGCGCGTTTCGCTCGAGGAATTGAGCTCCGGACAAATGGACGCGAAGTGGATCGAAGTGTCAGGCATCGTGCGCAGCGTCGACCCGAAGCTGCCCAGCGACGTCGCGCGGCCGCCTCCGGGCACGCGCTACGCCGTCCCCTCTTCCGCCGGCGTGTCCGCGTCCAGTGAGGGCAAGGTGAAATTCAAACTCGCCTCGGGCGGCGCCCGGTTGGTCGTGCAGGTCTGCGGCGAATTCAATCCCGAGGACTACATCGACGCCGAAGTCCGGCTGCGCGGGCTGTGCTTCAACTTGCACAATCGCAATCGCCAGTTCGTGCGCCCGTTCGTGCAGGTGCCCCGCGGCGTGGAGGTGATCCGGGAAAAGCCGCCGCCGGAAAGACCCTTCGACGGCGAACCGTATCCGGTCGGCAACTTGCTTCGCTTCGAGCAGCTCACCGGCCAGCAGGGGCATCGCGTCCACGTGCGCGGCATCGTACTCCACCACCAGCCGGGTTACGCGCTGTGGATCCGCGACCGCGACCACAGCCTGCGCATCGATACGACGCAGGCCCATGAACTCCGGCCGGGCGACGAGGTGGACGTGGTCGGGTTCCCCGCCTTGCGCGACTACAGCGCGGAACTCGAGGACGGCATTTACCGCAAGCGCGGAACGCAGGCGCCGCCCGCGCCGCACGTGCTGACGGACGTCTCCAGCGCGCTGCGGCAGGACGGCGATCTGGTGCAGCTGGACGCACGGCTCGCCGAACTACGGCGCTTCCCCGACAGCGTGGCGCTCGTGCTGGACTGGCACGACACCGCGATTCGCGCCCAGCTCCGGCTGCCCGAACACACCACCGCGCCCACCGGCTGGTTGCCCGGCAGCCTGGTTCGCGTTTCAGGCGTGTGCTCGGTGGTGACCGACGAGGCCGGTCCGCTCGGCGGCTTGTGGGAACCGCGCTCCTTTCAACTGCTGCTCCGTTCCGCCGCGGATCTTGCGGTCGTTCAACCGCCCTCCTGGTGGAACGCGGAGCGGGTCGTCTGGATCTTGTCCGGATCGCTCGTCCTCGCGGTCGCGGCGGTCGCGGCCGTGGTCTTCGCGTCCCGCCGGCGGCTGCACGAGCAGGAGCGGCGCCGTGCGATGGCCGAGACAGAATTCGCCGCGATCCTGAATGAACGCAACCGCGTCGCGCGCGAAATCCACGACACGCTGTCCCAGGGGCTGGGCGCGATCTCTGTTCAACTGGAACTGGCGCGCACGCACGCCGGCGAGATGAGCGCACCAGTCCGCGATCATCTCGGCCTCGCGCACAAGCTCGCCCGCGCCGCGCTGGCGGATGCGCGGGATTCGATCTGGAACATGCGTTCCCAAGTACTCGAGCGATGCGATCTCGGGGAAGCCTTGAACGAGATCCTGACGCAGACCACCGAGGGCACGCGCGTGCAGCCGGGGATGCAGGTGGAAGGGCTGAGCCGCCGGCTGCCGCCCGTCGTGGAAAACAACCTGCTCCGCATCGGTCAGGAAGCGATCACCAACGCCAGCAAACACGCGCACCCCACCCGCATCGACGTGCGGCTGGCGTTCGATGGCCGCACCGTGCGGCTCACCGTCGAGGACGACGGCGTCGGCTTCGTCAACGGCACTCAGCCCAAGGGGAGCCGCAGCTTCGGGTTGGTCGGCATGAAGGAACGCGCACAGTTGTTGGGTGGCACGGTGCAGATCACCAGCGCTCCCGGACAAGGCACTCGCGTCACCGTCGTTGTCACCGTCTAG